A genomic window from Lycium barbarum isolate Lr01 chromosome 4, ASM1917538v2, whole genome shotgun sequence includes:
- the LOC132637188 gene encoding uncharacterized protein LOC132637188 — protein MVFVIQEINIVLIAVQSDFVQGGFGSVIVPSKNSNLRRASNAVLCVLLDRGVNPDILNRHKQLITFVLFSFPVSSPGIMLLIFTKASGHVPLKIFSIEDGTVLKSFNHLLHRNKKVDFIEQFNEKLLVKQENENLQILDVRNSELTKVSRAEFMTPLAFIFLYENQLFLTFRNRTVAIWNFRGELVTSFEDHLLWHPDCNTNNIYITSDQDLIISYCKADSDDPLSEATARSINISNILTGKCLAKIKAIDSRASDDCSCSSSCNEHGGINCNAKKRIQASRIRSMVADRCS, from the exons ATGGTGTTTGTGATCCAAGAGATTAACATTGTGTTAATTGCAGTCCAATCGGACTTTGTACAAGGAGGCTTTGGTTCAGTGATAGTGCCGTCCAAGAACTCAAATTTACGTCGTGCCTCCAACGCC GTGCTTTGTGTGCTCTTGGATCGTGGGGTTAATCCAGACATCTTGAATCGCCACAAACAG CTCATAACTtttgttctcttttcttttcccGTTAGCAGTCCAGGAATCATGCTGCTAATATTTACCAAAGCTAGTGGCCATGTTCCTTTAAAGATTTTCTCTATTGAGGATGGTACTGTTCTGAAATCTTTCAACCATCTGCTTCACCGAAACAAGAAGGTGGATTTTATTGAACAGTTCAATGAAAAGCTTCTTGTCAAACAAGAGAATGAAAATCTTCAGATTCTTGAT GTCCGCAATTCTGAGTTGACAAAAGTAAGCAGAGCCGAATTCATGACCCCATTAGCATTCATATTTCTGTACGAGAATCAGCTATTCTTGACTTTCAGAAATAGAACAGTAGCTATTTGGAACTTCCGTGGAGAGCTTGTGACTTCATTTGAGGATCACCTATTATGGCACCCTGACTGCAATACAAACAACATTTATATTACTAGTGATCAGGACCTTATTATTTCCTATTGCAAAGCTGATTCTGATGATCCCTTATCAGAAGCAACTG CAAGATCGATCAATATCAGCAACATTTTGACAGGCAAATGCCTTGCTAAAATAAAAGCAATTGACAGCCGTGCCTCAGATGATTGTAGCTGCAGTAGCAGTTGCAATGAGCATGGTGGCATAAATTGCAATGCTAAGAAGCGTATCCAAGCTTCCAGAATTAGGAGCATGGTTGCAGATAGATGTTCCTGA